Proteins found in one Populus alba chromosome 14, ASM523922v2, whole genome shotgun sequence genomic segment:
- the LOC118030101 gene encoding vacuolar protein sorting-associated protein 45 homolog, with protein sequence MVLVSAARDYINRLLQDISGMKVLILDSQTVSIVSVVYSQTELLQKEVFLVELVDSLSKSKEPMSHLKAVYFLRPTSENIQHLRRQLANPRFGESHLFFSNILKDTQIHILADSDEQEVVQQVQEYYGDFVAIDPYHFTLNIPSNHMYMLPAVVDPPGLQHFCDRVVDGIAAVFLALKRRPVIRYQRTSDIAKRVAQETSKLMYQQESGLFDFRRTEISPLLLIVDRRDDPVTPLLNQWTYQAMVHELIGIHDNKVDLSSIGKLPKDQQEVVLSSEQDAFFKANMYENFGDIGMNIKKMVDDFQQVAKSNQNIQTIEDMAKFVDNYPEYRKMHGNVSKHVKLVTEMSKIVEERRLMLVSEMEQDLACNSGQVAAFEAVTNLLNNENVSDIDCLRLVMLYALHYEKESPVQLMQLFNKLASRSPKYKPGLVQFLLKQAGVDKRTGDLYGNRDLLNIARNMARGLKGVENVYIQHQPLLFQTMESIIKGRLRDVDYPFVGNHFQQGRPQDVVIFIVGGTTYEESRSVALQNASISGIRFILGGSAVLNSKRFLKDLEEAQRIAKSSTNVV encoded by the exons ATGGTGCTGGTATCTGCTGCACGTGATTACATAAACCGGTTGTTGCAGGACATCTCCGGCATGAAGGTTCTCATTCTCGATTCCCAAACG GTTAGCATTGTAAGTGTTGTGTATTCACAAACAGAGTTACTTCAAAAGGAAGTGTTTTTGGTAGAGTTGGTAGATTCTTTATCGAAGTCGAAAGAACCAATGTCACATCTTAAAGCAGTTTACTTCCTTCGCCCAACATCGGAGAATATTCAGCATTTGCGGCGTCAGCTGGCTAATCCTAGATTCGGAGAGAGTCATTTAT TTTTCTCCAACATTTTGAAGGATACTCAGATTCATATCCTAGCTGATTCGGATGAACAGGAAGTTGTGCAGCAAGTGCAG GAGTATTATGGAGACTTTGTTGCTATTGATCCTTATCACTTCACTTTGAACATCCCCTCAAATCACATGTATATGCTCCCAGCCGTTGTAGATCCTCCAGGTTTGCAGCACTTCTGTGATAGGGTTGTTGATGGTATAGCAGCAGTCTTTTTGGCATTGAAACGAAGACCTGTTATTCGATATCAAAGGACCTCTGATATTGCAAAAAGGGTAGCACAGGAAACATCA AAGCTGATGTACCAACAGGAAAGTGGCCTTTTTGATTTCAGACGTACAGAAATTTCTCCTCTGTTGCTTATAGTTGATCGAAGGGATGACCCCGTTACACCATTACTAAACCAATGGACATATCAG gctatggttcatgaATTGATAGGTATTCATGATAACAAAGTGGACTTGAGTAGCATCGGCAAATTACCAAAAGATCAGCAG GAGGTTGTATTGTCATCAGAGCAAGATGCCTTCTTCAAAGCTAATATGTATGAGAACTTTGGAGATATTGGAATGAACATCAAGAAGATGGTGGATGATTTTCAGCAAGTTGCAAAAAGTAACCAAAACATCCAAACAATAG AAGACATGGCCAAGTTTGTTGACAATTACCCTGAGTACAGAAAAATGCATGGCAATGTTTCAAAGCATGTGAAATTGGTCACAGAAATGAGCAAGATAGTTGAAGAGCGAAGGCTCATGTTAGTTTCAGAAATGGAACAGGATTTGGCTTGCAATAGTGGGCAAGTGGCTGCATTTGAG gcAGTGACAAATCTTCTAAACAATGAAAATGTTTCTGATATTGACTGTCTACGCTTGGTGATGCTATATGCATTGCACTATGAGAAGGAGAGCCCTGTTCAGTTGATGCAGCTTTTTAACAAACTAGCTTCCCGATCTCCCAAGTACAAGCCTGGG CTAGTCCAATTCCTCCTGAAGCAAGCAGGTGTGGATAAGCGAACCGGTGATCTTTATGGGAACCGAGATCTTCTAAATATTGCTCGTAACATGGCTCGTGGTCTGAAG GGGGTTGAAAATGTATACATCCAACATCAGCCTCTTCTGTTCCAAACTATGGAAAGCATAATCAAGGGGAGATTGAGAGATGTGGACTATCCATTTGTTGGGAATCACTTTCAACAGGGAAG GCCGCAAGATGTGGTTATTTTCATTGTTGGTGGAACAACATACGAGGAGTCACGCTCCGTTGCTCTTCAAAATGCCAGCATTTCTGGAATTCGTTTTATACTTGGTGGTTCCGCAGTTCTCAATTCTAAGAG GTTCCTGAAGGACCTGGAAGAAGCTCAGAGAATAGCAAAATCCAGCACCAATGTCGTTTGA